The Parashewanella tropica genome window below encodes:
- a CDS encoding amidohydrolase family protein, with protein MKKNFLAISLLSVAGLFSTATLASDIVPAEQQKQAILIQNATIHTAANGVIENGDMLFDNGRIVEIGQDLTSNSAQIIDLTGKHVYPGLIALSTSLGLVEVNAVKESVDNREVGFVNPQLSPAVAYNADSEIIPTVRRNGVTYAQVIPSGNGIAGQSIVVNLDSWNVDDALVKTGLEMNLYWPSIRWASSNPKIYKQQLDNQNKQIKEVYQAFEDGYRYFLASKAGDDVEGNKALASMLPLFEGKGQLYVHANKQKQIEQAIAIARKYKFKLVIVGGYDAWRVATSINEIGAKVIYTNVFGLPQRNDDPVDQAFKVPSLLKQAGVPFALAIKADWNTRNLPFAAGQTVSHGLSKEEALKAITADAADILNLKDIGSLQKGYKASFVITQGDLLDQAEGKVEQLYIDGRKVDLNNRHNQLYQKYLKR; from the coding sequence ATGAAAAAGAATTTTTTAGCCATCAGCTTATTGTCAGTGGCAGGGTTATTTTCAACAGCGACGTTAGCCAGCGACATCGTGCCAGCTGAACAACAAAAACAAGCTATTTTGATCCAAAACGCGACCATTCACACAGCTGCAAATGGTGTGATTGAAAATGGTGATATGCTGTTTGATAACGGTCGTATTGTAGAAATCGGCCAAGATTTGACATCGAACTCGGCACAAATCATCGACCTTACAGGTAAGCACGTTTACCCGGGATTAATTGCACTCAGCACCAGCTTAGGCTTGGTAGAAGTGAATGCCGTAAAAGAAAGTGTCGATAATCGAGAAGTCGGTTTTGTTAATCCTCAGCTATCCCCTGCTGTTGCTTACAACGCAGACTCAGAAATCATTCCGACCGTTCGTCGTAATGGAGTCACTTATGCGCAAGTGATCCCAAGTGGTAACGGTATTGCCGGCCAATCTATTGTTGTTAACTTGGATTCATGGAATGTTGATGACGCTCTGGTCAAAACAGGCTTAGAAATGAACTTGTATTGGCCATCTATTCGTTGGGCTTCATCAAATCCAAAAATTTACAAGCAACAATTGGACAACCAAAATAAGCAAATAAAAGAAGTCTATCAAGCCTTTGAGGATGGATACCGCTACTTTTTGGCTTCCAAAGCTGGTGATGACGTTGAGGGCAATAAAGCCTTAGCGAGTATGCTCCCGCTGTTTGAAGGCAAAGGGCAGCTCTATGTTCATGCCAATAAACAGAAGCAAATTGAACAAGCCATTGCTATTGCTAGAAAGTACAAATTCAAGCTTGTTATTGTGGGTGGTTATGATGCTTGGCGAGTAGCAACTTCAATCAATGAAATTGGCGCTAAAGTCATTTACACCAATGTGTTTGGCTTGCCTCAACGCAATGATGATCCGGTAGACCAAGCGTTTAAAGTCCCTAGCTTGCTTAAACAAGCTGGTGTTCCTTTTGCTTTAGCTATCAAAGCTGATTGGAATACTCGCAACCTTCCGTTTGCAGCAGGGCAAACCGTCAGTCATGGTTTGAGCAAAGAAGAAGCACTCAAAGCGATTACTGCAGACGCCGCTGATATTCTTAACCTAAAAGATATCGGCTCGTTGCAAAAAGGCTATAAGGCGAGCTTTGTGATCACACAAGGTGATTTGCTTGACCAAGCTGAAGGTAAAGTTGAACAGCTGTACATTGATGGTCGTAAAGTTGATTTGAATAATCGCCATAATCAGCTTTATCAAAAGTACTTGAAGCGATAG
- a CDS encoding electron transfer flavoprotein subunit beta/FixA family protein produces the protein MKVLVPVKRVVDANVKVRVSADNTKVETANLKMAINPFCEIAVEEAVRLKEAGIATEVVVVSIGPKVVQEQIRTSMALGADRGIQVETDAELVPLSLAKILKAIQEKENAELVMFGKQSIDGDNNQTGQMFAALTGMPQATFASEVKVENNQAIVTREVDGGLQTLSMPLPAVVTTDLRLNEPRYAKLPDIMKAKRKPLEVISIDDLGVELKEHQTVLKVNAPAAREAGVMVSSVEELVKKLQNEAKVI, from the coding sequence ATGAAAGTATTGGTACCCGTCAAGCGCGTCGTTGATGCCAATGTAAAAGTCAGAGTCAGTGCTGACAATACAAAGGTAGAAACCGCTAATTTAAAAATGGCTATTAACCCGTTTTGTGAAATTGCAGTAGAAGAAGCGGTTAGATTGAAAGAAGCTGGTATCGCTACTGAGGTCGTGGTAGTGAGTATCGGACCTAAAGTGGTTCAAGAGCAAATTCGTACTTCTATGGCATTAGGAGCTGACAGAGGTATTCAGGTTGAAACTGATGCTGAATTAGTTCCACTTTCTTTAGCCAAGATCCTTAAAGCGATTCAAGAAAAGGAAAATGCAGAACTCGTTATGTTCGGTAAACAATCGATTGATGGCGATAATAACCAAACAGGGCAAATGTTTGCAGCCTTAACAGGGATGCCACAAGCAACGTTTGCTTCTGAAGTTAAGGTTGAGAATAACCAAGCGATTGTGACTCGTGAAGTAGACGGTGGTTTACAAACTTTATCTATGCCACTACCTGCGGTAGTGACCACAGATCTTCGCCTTAATGAGCCAAGATACGCTAAGTTACCGGATATCATGAAAGCTAAGCGTAAACCGTTAGAGGTTATTTCAATTGATGACTTGGGTGTTGAGCTTAAAGAACATCAAACCGTATTAAAAGTTAATGCGCCTGCGGCTCGTGAAGCTGGTGTTATGGTTTCTTCTGTTGAAGAGCTGGTGAAAAAACTACAGAACGAAGCAAAGGTGATCTAA
- a CDS encoding H-NS family nucleoid-associated regulatory protein — protein sequence MNDFLEILTHGRRFKAAVKELSVEELKELAVKLDKIIVEREQQEEELKKANAVRDAEIEKIRQQMEAIGLSVEDLGAVKAAPKKRAPRPPKYEITVDGQLIQWTGQGRMPTVFKNEVDKGRKLDEFLIK from the coding sequence ATGAATGATTTTTTAGAAATCTTAACTCATGGTCGCCGTTTTAAAGCTGCAGTAAAAGAGCTTTCGGTTGAAGAATTAAAAGAATTAGCGGTTAAATTAGATAAGATTATTGTTGAGCGTGAACAACAAGAAGAAGAGCTAAAAAAAGCAAACGCTGTAAGAGACGCTGAAATTGAAAAGATTCGCCAACAAATGGAAGCCATTGGCTTATCTGTAGAAGATCTAGGTGCGGTTAAAGCTGCACCTAAAAAACGCGCTCCTCGTCCACCTAAGTATGAAATCACGGTTGATGGTCAATTAATTCAATGGACTGGTCAAGGTCGCATGCCAACCGTATTTAAAAACGAAGTTGATAAAGGTCGCAAACTTGATGAGTTTTTAATTAAATAA
- a CDS encoding amidohydrolase family protein, which translates to MININKVISASALVVLSSSSFASVLTPNANNKLTALTHANIIVAPGEVIENATLLVENDRIKAIIKDNDFPKSALEIDLTGYTIYPGFIDPYTQYGIDYSYPETKKTKPIYHNDRIGGNASNDAIHAEKEWFNYIKPSNKSAKTWINNGFTSVQSAKLDGIFRGRGVSLSLDKDIPNKVIYQARGHQFMSFNKGSSKQDYPGSLMGSIALIRQTLSDAKWYNENYKKPGTISQPNEIEFNAAFEKLANLGKQQVIFETDNLNNQLRAARELAEFNLTPTIVGTGSEYSRIDEIKALNYSIILPLKFPDAPNVADSDAAKDVELAELRHWERAASNPAALAKADIPFAFTMSGSNKKGFLKELRKAIKAGLSKQDALAALTTNPAEMANISDIAGKLKPGYKADFVISKGDLFENGKIYSVWLQGNETQLLDRSYDKLIGDYQLTLNQIDFDFGLEKSKKLDATLASGEQQVDLDKLKYNDERLTFIADLSEAGYQGVTRFVLWLDGNELTGRMETADGTQHPVTAKRIKLEKGSDSKPTEIVKDKKAKASYVSKLTYPNVAYGLDSLPTQETVLIKNVTVWTSEKSGILKNTDVIIEDGKIEEIGQGLNAPRNATVIDGTGKHLTAGIVDEHSHIAVNGGVNEATHAVTSEVRIGDVLNPNDINIYRALAGGVTTVQLLHGSANPIGGQAQTIKLRWGDTAEQLKFKEANPSIKFALGENVKQTHWGDKFSRRFPKSRMGVDALFRETMDATLEYEKAQKDYDDLRRSSKRKIVAPRKDYRLEAISQVINGKRDVHIHSYVASEILMFLKVADTYGFTVKAFTHILEGYKVADEMAKHGTTASTFSDWWAYKFEVYDAIPQNTCLMTKKGVLTSVNSDDREMMRRLNQEAAKSMFYCDMSEIDAWNMVTINPAKQLGVDKYVGSIKEGKQADLALWSHNPLSVYAKAEKVWVDGKRYFDIEKDKQKQQQVADERQALIQKILTSGTKMKPKSAAPLFKEPEWHCDTLFHAWDSKHKHNHNHSH; encoded by the coding sequence ATGATAAATATTAACAAAGTGATAAGCGCTAGTGCGTTAGTTGTTCTGTCATCATCCAGTTTCGCCAGTGTACTTACACCGAATGCGAACAATAAACTTACGGCTTTAACTCACGCCAATATTATTGTTGCCCCTGGTGAAGTTATTGAAAACGCAACCTTATTGGTTGAAAACGATCGTATTAAAGCTATCATAAAAGATAATGACTTTCCAAAGTCTGCTTTAGAAATCGATCTCACTGGATATACCATCTACCCAGGTTTTATCGATCCTTACACTCAATATGGGATTGATTATAGCTACCCTGAAACCAAGAAAACCAAGCCGATTTACCACAATGACCGTATCGGCGGTAATGCTTCAAATGATGCAATTCATGCTGAAAAAGAATGGTTCAACTACATAAAGCCAAGTAATAAAAGTGCGAAAACTTGGATTAACAATGGCTTTACCAGTGTTCAATCTGCGAAATTAGACGGGATTTTTCGTGGTCGTGGGGTAAGTCTGTCCTTGGATAAGGATATTCCTAACAAAGTGATCTATCAGGCTCGTGGTCACCAATTTATGTCTTTCAATAAAGGCAGCTCAAAACAGGACTACCCAGGTTCACTTATGGGTAGTATTGCCCTTATTCGTCAAACACTGTCGGATGCAAAATGGTACAACGAAAATTACAAGAAGCCGGGAACGATATCTCAACCCAATGAAATCGAATTTAATGCCGCATTTGAAAAGCTAGCAAACTTAGGCAAGCAACAAGTTATTTTTGAAACCGATAACCTTAATAACCAATTACGTGCTGCTCGTGAATTAGCTGAGTTTAATTTAACTCCAACCATTGTTGGTACTGGTAGCGAATACAGTCGAATTGATGAAATCAAGGCATTAAATTATTCGATCATCTTACCGCTAAAGTTCCCTGATGCGCCTAATGTTGCAGACAGCGATGCAGCAAAAGATGTAGAGCTAGCAGAACTAAGGCATTGGGAACGTGCCGCTTCAAACCCAGCCGCTTTGGCAAAAGCTGATATTCCATTTGCTTTTACAATGTCTGGCAGCAATAAAAAAGGCTTTTTGAAAGAGCTTCGTAAAGCGATTAAAGCTGGTTTATCAAAGCAAGATGCGCTCGCGGCACTGACCACTAACCCTGCTGAAATGGCTAATATCTCTGATATCGCAGGCAAGCTTAAACCAGGCTACAAAGCTGATTTTGTGATTTCAAAAGGCGATTTGTTCGAAAACGGTAAAATTTATAGCGTTTGGTTGCAAGGTAATGAAACTCAACTGCTTGATCGTAGTTACGACAAGCTTATAGGCGATTACCAGCTCACACTTAATCAAATCGACTTTGACTTTGGCTTAGAGAAAAGCAAAAAGTTAGATGCAACGCTTGCAAGCGGTGAGCAACAAGTTGACTTAGATAAGCTTAAGTACAACGACGAGCGACTCACCTTCATTGCCGATCTCAGTGAAGCGGGTTATCAAGGCGTTACTCGTTTTGTTTTATGGTTAGACGGCAATGAACTAACGGGACGTATGGAAACCGCGGATGGTACGCAGCATCCTGTTACCGCTAAGCGTATAAAGCTTGAAAAAGGCAGTGACTCGAAACCAACAGAAATAGTTAAAGATAAAAAAGCCAAAGCAAGTTATGTCAGTAAGCTGACTTATCCAAATGTAGCTTACGGTCTTGATTCATTACCAACACAAGAAACCGTTTTAATCAAAAACGTTACTGTATGGACATCAGAAAAATCAGGGATTCTTAAAAATACTGATGTAATAATTGAAGACGGCAAAATTGAAGAAATTGGTCAGGGATTAAACGCTCCAAGAAATGCGACTGTCATTGATGGTACAGGCAAACACCTTACCGCAGGTATTGTTGATGAACACTCGCACATTGCGGTAAATGGCGGTGTTAACGAAGCAACTCATGCCGTGACTTCAGAAGTTCGCATTGGTGACGTTCTCAATCCTAACGACATCAACATTTATCGTGCTCTTGCTGGTGGTGTAACAACTGTGCAGCTACTTCATGGCAGTGCCAACCCTATTGGCGGTCAAGCACAAACTATTAAACTTCGTTGGGGCGATACTGCTGAGCAATTAAAGTTTAAAGAAGCTAATCCAAGCATAAAGTTCGCTTTGGGTGAAAACGTAAAACAAACTCACTGGGGTGATAAGTTCTCTCGTCGTTTCCCTAAGAGCCGCATGGGTGTTGATGCCCTCTTCCGTGAAACCATGGATGCAACACTTGAGTACGAAAAAGCGCAAAAGGATTACGACGATTTACGTCGCAGCTCTAAACGTAAAATTGTTGCTCCAAGAAAGGACTATCGCCTCGAAGCCATTAGCCAAGTTATAAATGGTAAGCGCGATGTTCACATTCACTCTTATGTTGCATCTGAAATTCTTATGTTCTTAAAAGTGGCTGATACTTACGGCTTTACCGTAAAAGCCTTCACTCATATTCTTGAAGGTTATAAAGTTGCTGATGAAATGGCAAAGCATGGTACAACCGCTTCTACCTTCTCTGATTGGTGGGCATACAAATTCGAAGTGTATGACGCGATACCACAAAACACCTGCTTGATGACGAAAAAAGGTGTACTTACAAGTGTTAACTCAGACGATAGAGAAATGATGCGCCGTCTTAACCAAGAAGCCGCCAAGTCAATGTTTTACTGTGATATGAGCGAAATTGATGCATGGAACATGGTGACTATCAACCCAGCTAAACAACTCGGTGTTGATAAATACGTTGGCTCTATCAAAGAAGGTAAACAAGCAGATTTAGCTTTATGGAGTCACAATCCACTTTCAGTTTATGCTAAAGCAGAAAAAGTATGGGTTGATGGCAAACGCTACTTTGATATCGAAAAGGATAAACAAAAGCAGCAACAAGTTGCCGATGAGCGCCAAGCTCTCATTCAAAAGATCTTAACCAGCGGCACCAAAATGAAGCCGAAGTCAGCGGCACCATTGTTTAAAGAACCTGAATGGCACTGTGACACACTATTCCATGCTTGGGATAGCAAACACAAACACAACCATAATCACAGCCACTAA
- a CDS encoding electron transfer flavoprotein subunit alpha/FixB family protein → MAILVLAEHDNASLKLETAKTVAAANALPGDVHVLVVGHQAQTAATAAQSLTGVSKVLLLDDATYEAQLAENVSKAILDIASDYEFILATATTTGKDVLPRVSALLDVAQISEVVEVVSEDTFVRPVYAGNAMATVQSHDSKKVMTVRASAFDAVSSEGSAELVSLSNAIEASTQFVSQELTESERPELTSAGVIVSGGRGMGSGENFAILEQLADKLGAAVGASRAAVDAGFVPNDMQVGQTGKIVAPDLYIAVGISGAIQHLAGMKDSKVIVAINKDPEAPIFQVADYGLEADLFKALPELIEKL, encoded by the coding sequence ATGGCAATTTTAGTATTAGCAGAACACGATAATGCAAGTTTAAAACTAGAAACAGCTAAAACCGTTGCTGCGGCAAATGCATTGCCAGGTGATGTGCATGTATTGGTTGTGGGCCATCAAGCTCAAACGGCAGCAACAGCAGCGCAGAGCTTAACTGGCGTAAGCAAAGTATTATTACTTGATGATGCGACTTATGAAGCTCAATTAGCTGAAAACGTTTCAAAAGCCATATTAGATATTGCTTCAGACTACGAATTCATTTTGGCAACGGCAACGACAACAGGTAAAGATGTTTTACCAAGAGTTTCAGCACTGTTAGATGTTGCTCAAATTTCAGAAGTGGTTGAAGTAGTATCTGAAGATACGTTTGTTCGTCCAGTGTATGCGGGCAATGCAATGGCGACTGTTCAGTCTCACGATAGTAAAAAAGTGATGACGGTTCGTGCGAGTGCTTTCGATGCAGTATCCAGTGAAGGAAGTGCAGAACTTGTATCTCTTTCAAATGCTATTGAAGCGAGCACACAGTTTGTATCTCAAGAATTAACCGAATCAGAGCGCCCTGAACTAACCAGTGCTGGTGTGATTGTTTCTGGTGGTCGTGGTATGGGAAGTGGCGAGAACTTCGCTATCCTTGAACAGCTGGCAGATAAATTAGGTGCAGCCGTTGGTGCATCACGTGCTGCTGTTGATGCTGGTTTTGTACCGAATGATATGCAAGTCGGCCAAACAGGTAAGATTGTTGCCCCTGATTTATATATTGCAGTTGGTATTTCTGGTGCAATTCAGCACTTGGCAGGTATGAAGGATTCTAAAGTGATTGTTGCAATTAACAAAGATCCTGAAGCGCCAATTTTCCAAGTTGCCGATTATGGTTTAGAGGCTGACTTATTTAAGGCTCTACCAGAGCTGATTGAAAAATTATAA